The proteins below come from a single Drosophila suzukii chromosome X, CBGP_Dsuzu_IsoJpt1.0, whole genome shotgun sequence genomic window:
- the LOC108015211 gene encoding ral GTPase-activating protein subunit beta isoform X8 — protein sequence MYSEWASLSAQISANSCGAQCFSVLNKFPASAGREVVVSVVKQLGTNLGITQNAEPSHLVKDEEVKWCMDVICFGLSLPLQEHETIKDCVNVYCEWLTALHPQPRISVPKPICEDANLYARQIINHFHNLFVPRQGEILPFLYQTTLGADTIKRQAVLCHRVLRTLQQTAQISQLMDRQTWDTLLLFLLAINEILLAPPTVKDDVGDQLCERVLSVLFEVWLLACVRSFPSPSMWKTLQESCAMWRHRVALVDQWNRVNLALTARLLEFSYGPAFPQLKNADEDGQLIPIGMSNDCVAQTWYRFLRMIGNPTALCSPHIISKSSHFVQWALTHEKGAETHQHPCLQQLPQIFLNAMKGISSQVDAFLGVYQPPPQQTEGVVTNLLEIRHSLNEATSSTLQQFIHSSSATNIANHGQQNQANHHHHHLHYPHLHLHGAGSFLRDNFMSNSASSALNAIMGHHGSHHQHHQQQQPQLQISASPTSSLSAAGSSAVGSTSAGGSHSAGVVGSISFGTAESASMGLTASATPTPPLQRRLAKSFSVAPTITQQKGLSKTSLIGLTGGGARNAISSSSGTTTSSTTSGAPASSTVAIGGSGGGAGTAAGPGIPGSTGTGAGGGSAPTPAPTTPTSTSGPPSASSSINSLPLTSMGAGVELAVARPKCNSILHVFHEWLFEAAHIGGDTWRQNRKKQACEASKRPSSMIMEHRKGSISLSQPNSLNDPQSLPPTLTIDKYESGRAEAIGTLCKIFCAKKTGEEILPVYLARFYMALQQCLKITESRECDETLASILLHSSDLFRLDLDGINVLLPGFIAALEIVLPDKDLKLKTQSMVFNRTELRRSAINILLSIMVLPLHYQTLPIRDLTSETSEKMFTFIQLKSRLMNILMNALQVETDAQNTHMLLGGLLLCVQDAVTFEETELGGGVNPTSISHNSSGLQHHEANLLSSDNAHALFVRATYLVCHRLISSWKTDLNVSLAALELLSGLARLHIRETDALECKRAVKWICDYICYQCSRPPPAHSKDLHSTIVAAFQCTAAWLMQHPYLLQDKDCLQTVLEVVELGISGTKSQSKGTDIPKFKDEKELKPASMRVRDAAENLLTIILEQVGYFPSECGPESISSLLDELALMKHCNSMVPAAAASSEQAIAKFKYFVTENSTILALLEEPLGNDQDPQPTVTLLIRGPFGRHAWTMQLRHLPRSKSGIKYHAVNPGRPIPMNDVTQRPECEQKNFPDGVDKVQPCVADYSIPTIEQMREQYGTASIRELESMLENQSIHEKLAWAEADTSADSLSHAQECVPPAVCHEFHAARLFLSHFGFLGFETRNPHNPAEALGNPPQRPLIVLDTKSTAFAADLDRLDKLSARTHDTVYVFYVKSGQTSAQQIIGNMAEEQAANHDPHFASMLQTLGWPVQVSEHSGWTGFAHNSWSLKGTPEEQQQLKSTANELLNYNGSQRVLYWADVCSEIAFVVPTTWNLRYNSDTGDGGSISSTDQMIGPSNVWARGETAGDGAAGLAKSKSRNLSLELDTSRRDAKEPVPPTRRKGNVTKPTLLAQAPAKIFLVWLESYEDYLNFPLEDVLAYTRTGEELHTLQLPRAADCHVIFVHSLLSGLLRVKLQGPPGRMSFATPLVDGMVLSRRVVGNLVRQTALNISRRRRLDNDNYQPPHVRRRLKVQDIVQKYKMDLSEAELLGHLFQRAI from the exons ATGTACTCCGAGTGGGCCTCGCTGTCCGCCCAAATCTCGGCCAACAGCTGCGGCGCCCAGTGCTTCAGCGTCCTCAACAAATTCCCCGCCTCCGCCGGACGCGAGGTGGTCGTCTCCGTGGTCAAGCAGCTGGGCACCAACCTCGGGATCACCCAGAACGCAGAGCCCAGCCACCTGGTCAAGGACGAGGAG GTAAAATGGTGCATGGACGTGATTTGCTTTGGACTCTCCCTCCCGCTGCAGGAGCACGAGACGATCAAGGACTGCGTGAACGTGTACTGCGAGTGGCTGACGGCCCTGCATCCGCAGCCCAGGATCAGTGTGCCCAAGCCGATCTGCGAGGACGCCAATCTCTATGCCCGCCAGATCATCAACCACTTCCACAACCTGTTTGTGCCGCGTCAGGGCGAAA TCTTGCCATTTCTATACCAAACCACGCTTG GTGCCGACACCATTAAGCGGCAGGCAGTGCTCTGCCATCGGGTGCTGCGAACCCTCCAGCAGACTGCCCAGATATCGCAGCTGATGGACCGACAGACCTGGGACACGCTGCTCCTCTTCCTGCTGGCCATCAACGAGATCCTGCTGGCCCCGCCCACCGTCAAGGACGACGTGGGTGACCAGCTGTGCGAGCGGGTGCTCTCCGTGCTCTTCGAGGTCTGGCTGCTGGCCTGCGTGCGCAGCTTCCCCTCGCCCTCGATGTGGAAGACCCTGCAGGAATCGTGCGCCATGTGGCGACACCGCGTGGCCCTCGTGGACCAGTGGAACCGGGTGAATCTGGCCCTGACCGCTCGCCTGCTGGAGTTCAGCTATGGCCCTGCGTTTCCTCAGCTCAAAAATG CCGACGAGGATGGCCAGCTGATACCAATTGGTATGTCAAACGACTGTGTGGCCCAAACCTGGTACCGCTTCCTGCGGATGATTGGCAATCCCACGGCCCTGTGCTCACCGCACATCATCAGCAAATCATCGCACTTTGTGCAGTGGGCCTTGACCCACGAAAAGGGCGCCGAGACGCATCAACATCCCTGCTTGCAACAGCTGCCGCAGATCTTCCTCAATGCCATGAAGGGCATATCCAGCCAGGTGGACGCGTTCCTGG GCGTGTATCAGCCGCCGCCGCAGCAAACGGAGGGTGTGGTCACGAATCTGCTGGAAATCCGGCACTCGCTCAACGAGGCCACCTCCAGCACCCTGCAGCAGTTCATCCACTCGAGCAGTGCCACGAATATAGCTAATCACGGCCAGCAGAATCAGGCGAACCATCACCATCATCACCTCCACTATCCGCATTTGCACTTGCATGGTGCCGGTAGCTTTCTGCGGGACAACTTCATGAGCAACTCGGCCAGTTCCGCTCTAAACGCTATCATGGGTCACCATGGCAGCCATCATCAGcatcaccagcagcagcagccgcagctCCAGATCAGCGCCTCGCCCACCAGCAGCCTGTCGGCGGCTGGAAGCTCCGCCGTGGGTAGCACGAGTGCCGGAGGCAGTCACTCCGCCGGAGTCGTGGGCAGCATCTCCTTCGGCACCGCCGAGTCGGCCAGCATGGGTCTCACCGCctctgccacgcccacgccaCCGCTGCAGCGACGCCTGGCCAAGAGCTTCAGCGTGGCCCCGACCATCACACAGCAGAAGG GCTTGAGCAAGACCTCGCTTATTGGCCTCACCGGCGGCGGAGCACGCAACGcgatcagcagcagcagcggcaccACCACCTCCAGCACCACCAGCGGTGCCCCCGCCTCCTCGACGGTCGCCATCGGTGGCTCTGGCGGCGGAGCGGGAACCGCCGCCGGCCCGGGAATCCCCGGCAGCACGGGAACGGGCGCGGGGGGCGGATCCGCTCCAACTCCGGCGCCCACAACACCCACGTCCACGTCGGGTCCGCCGTCGGCGAGCAGCAGCATCAACT CTCTGCCGCTGACTTCTATGGGAGCGGGCGTCGAGCTGGCCGTGGCCAGGCCCAAGTGCAACAGCATTCTCCACGTATTCCACGAGTGGCTCTTCGAGGCGGCGCACATCGGCGGCGACACTTGGCGGCAGAACCGCAAGA AGCAAGCATGCGAGGCCAGTAAGCGGCCGTCGTCGATGATCATGGAGCACCGCAAGGGATCGATTTCGCTGTCCCAGCCGAACTCCCTGAACGACCCGCAGTCGCTGCCGCCCACGCTGACCATCGACAAGTACGAGTCCGGCCGGGCGGAGGCCATTGGGACGTTGTGCAAGATCTTCTGCGCCAAGAAGACGGGCGAGGAGATCCTGCCCGTCTACCTGGCGCGCTTCTACATGGCGCTGCAGCAGTGCCTGAAGATCACTGAGTCGCGAGAGTGCGACGAGACGCTGGCCAGCATACTGCTTCACTCGAGCGACCTCTTCCGCCTGGACCTGGACGGGATCAATGTGCTGCTGCCGGGCTTCATTGCCGCCCTGGAGATCGTGCTGCCCGACAAGGACCTCAAGCTGAAGACCCAGTCGATGGTCTTTAATCGCACCGAGCTGCGCCGCTCGGCCATCAACATCCTGCTGTCCATCATGGTGCTGCCCCTGCACTACCAGACGCTTCCCATCCGGGATCTCACCAGCGAGACGAGCGAGAA AATGTTCACCTTCATTCAGCTGAAGTCGCGGCTCATGAACATCCTGATGAATGCCCTGCAGGTGGAGACGGATGCCCAAAACACGCACATGCTCCTGGGCGGCCTGCTGCTCTGCGTCCAGGATGCCGTCACCTTCGAGGAGACGGAACTGGGCGGCGGCGTTAATCCCACCAGTATCTCGCACAACTCCAGTGGTTTACAGCACCACGAGGCCAATCTGCTGAGTTCCG ACAATGCCCATGCCCTGTTTGTGCGCGCCACGTATTTGGTGTGTCATCGCCTGATCTCGTCGTGGAAGACGGATCTGAATGTTTCGCTGGCCGCCTTGGAGTTGCTATCTGGTTTGGCCAGGTTGCATATCCGGGAAACAG ACGCTCTAGAGTGCAAGCGGGCCGTGAAGTGGATCTGCGACTACATATGCTACCAGTGCTCCCGTCCGCCGCCGGCGCACAGCAAGGATCTGCACAGCACCATTGTGGCGGCCTTCCAGTGCACCGCCGCCTGGCTGATGCAGCATCCCTATCTGCTGCAGGACAAGGATTGCCTTCAAACGGTGCTCGAGGTGGTGGAGCTGGGCATTTCGGGGACGAAGAGCCAGAGCAAGGGCACCGACATACCCAAGTTCAAGGACGAAAAGGAGCTGAAGCCCGCCTCGATGAGGGTGCGAGATGCGGCCGAGAATCTGCTCACCATAATCCTGGAGCAGGTGGGCTACTTCCCCAGCGAGTGCGGCCCGGAGTCGATATCCTCGCTGCTGGACGAGCTGGCCCTCATGAAGCACTGCAACTCCATGGTGCCGGCGGCGGCGGCCAGCAGTGAGCAGGCCATTGCCAAGTTCAAGTACTTTGTCACCGAGAACTCCACCATACTGGCGCTGCTCGAGGAGCCGCTGGGTAATGACCAGGATCCGCAGCCCACAGTGACCT TGCTCATCCGTGGCCCCTTTGGCCGACATGCCTGGACCATGCAGTTGCGCCACCTGCCACGCAGCAAATCCGGCATTAAGTACCACGCCGTGAACCCCGGACGACCCATACCCATGAACGATGTGACCCAGCGGCCGGAGTGCGAGCAGAAGAACTTTCCAGACGGCGTGGACAAGGTGCAGCCCTGCGTGGCGGACTACTCCATACCCACCATCGAGCAAATGCGCGAGCAATACGGCACGGCGAGCATTCGGGAGCTGGAGTCGATGCTGGAGAACCAGAGCATCCACGAGAAACTGGCCTGGGCGGAGGCGGACACCAGCGCGGACAGTTTGTCGCACGCCCAGGAATGCGTGCCGCCGGCGGTGTGCCACGAGTTCCATGCGGCCCGTCTCTTCCTCTCGCACTTCGGATTCCTGGGATTCGAGACGCGGAATCCGCACAATCCGGCCGAGGCGCTGGGCAATCCGCCACAGCGACCGCTCATCGTGCTGGACACCAAGTCCACGGCCTTCGCCGCCGATCTGGATCGTCTGGACAAGCTGAGTGCGAGGACCCACGATACCGTCTATGTGTTCTACGTGAAG AGTGGTCAAACGAGTGCCCAGCAGATTATCGGCAACATGGCCGAGGAGCAGGCAGCCAACCACGATCCGCACTTTGCCAGCATGCTGCAGACACTGGGCTGGCCGGTCCAGGTGTCGGAGCACTCCGGCTGGACGGGCTTTGCGCACAACTCTTGGTCCCTCAAGGGAACGCcagaggagcagcagcagctgaaGTCCACTGCCAACGAACTACTGAACTACAATGGCTCGCAGCGGGTGCTCTACTGGGCGGATGTGTGCTCGGAAATCGCGTTCGTGGTGCCAACGACGTGGAATCTGCGCTACAATAGCGACACTGGCGATGGCGGGAGCATCTCGAGCACGGATCAAATGATTGGTCCCAGCAATGTGTGGGCACGCGGCGAGACAGCCGGCGATGGTGCGGCTGGGCTGGCCAAATCGAAGTCAAGGAATCTCAGCCTGGAGCTCGACACGAGCCGGCGGGACGCCAAGGAGCCAGTGCCGCCGACGCGGCGGAAGGGAAATGTGACGAAGCCCACACTGTTGGCCCAGGCGCCGGCCAAGATCTTTCTGGTGTGGCTCGAGAGCTACGAGGACTACCTGAACTTTCCCCTGGAGGATGTGCTGGCCTACACGCGCACCGGCGAGGAGCTGCACACGCTGCAGCTGCCCCGTGCGGCGGACTGTCACGTGATCTTCGTGCACTCGCTGCTCTCCGGCCTGCTGAGGGTGAAGCTGCAGGGTCCGCCGGGCAGGATGAGCTTCGCCACGCCCCTGGTCGATGGCATGGTGCTGAGCCGGCGGGTCGTCGGCAATCTGGTGCGCCAAACGGCACTGAACATATCACGTCGCCGGCGTCTGGACAATGACAA TTACCAACCGCCGCATGTGCGACGACGACTCAAGGTGCAGGACATTGTCCAGAAGTACAAAATGGATCTGAGCGAGGCCGAGCTGCTGGGCCACCTCTTCCAGCGTGCAATTTAG
- the LOC108015211 gene encoding ral GTPase-activating protein subunit beta isoform X2: MYSEWASLSAQISANSCGAQCFSVLNKFPASAGREVVVSVVKQLGTNLGITQNAEPSHLVKDEEVKWCMDVICFGLSLPLQEHETIKDCVNVYCEWLTALHPQPRISVPKPICEDANLYARQIINHFHNLFVPRQGEILPFLYQTTLGADTIKRQAVLCHRVLRTLQQTAQISQLMDRQTWDTLLLFLLAINEILLAPPTVKDDVGDQLCERVLSVLFEVWLLACVRSFPSPSMWKTLQESCAMWRHRVALVDQWNRVNLALTARLLEFSYGPAFPQLKNADEDGQLIPIGMSNDCVAQTWYRFLRMIGNPTALCSPHIISKSSHFVQWALTHEKGAETHQHPCLQQLPQIFLNAMKGISSQVDAFLGVYQPPPQQTEGVVTNLLEIRHSLNEATSSTLQQFIHSSSATNIANHGQQNQANHHHHHLHYPHLHLHGAGSFLRDNFMSNSASSALNAIMGHHGSHHQHHQQQQPQLQISASPTSSLSAAGSSAVGSTSAGGSHSAGVVGSISFGTAESASMGLTASATPTPPLQRRLAKSFSVAPTITQQKGLSKTSLIGLTGGGARNAISSSSGTTTSSTTSGAPASSTVAIGGSGGGAGTAAGPGIPGSTGTGAGGGSAPTPAPTTPTSTSGPPSASSSINSLPLTSMGAGVELAVARPKCNSILHVFHEWLFEAAHIGGDTWRQNRKKQACEASKRPSSMIMEHRKGSISLSQPNSLNDPQSLPPTLTIDKYESGRAEAIGTLCKIFCAKKTGEEILPVYLARFYMALQQCLKITESRECDETLASILLHSSDLFRLDLDGINVLLPGFIAALEIVLPDKDLKLKTQSMVFNRTELRRSAINILLSIMVLPLHYQTLPIRDLTSETSEKMFTFIQLKSRLMNILMNALQVETDAQNTHMLLGGLLLCVQDAVTFEETELGGGVNPTSISHNSSGLQHHEANLLSSACSERSASLVSAGTASLGGQTTTTMGAGSGSIRDTASAHDYPSLTISDDMSFEFGQELEGVTTYDNAHALFVRATYLVCHRLISSWKTDLNVSLAALELLSGLARLHIRETDTLVKIYEASQNLTIISSDALECKRAVKWICDYICYQCSRPPPAHSKDLHSTIVAAFQCTAAWLMQHPYLLQDKDCLQTVLEVVELGISGTKSQSKGTDIPKFKDEKELKPASMRVRDAAENLLTIILEQVGYFPSECGPESISSLLDELALMKHCNSMVPAAAASSEQAIAKFKYFVTENSTILALLEEPLGNDQDPQPTVTLLIRGPFGRHAWTMQLRHLPRSKSGIKYHAVNPGRPIPMNDVTQRPECEQKNFPDGVDKVQPCVADYSIPTIEQMREQYGTASIRELESMLENQSIHEKLAWAEADTSADSLSHAQECVPPAVCHEFHAARLFLSHFGFLGFETRNPHNPAEALGNPPQRPLIVLDTKSTAFAADLDRLDKLSARTHDTVYVFYVKSGQTSAQQIIGNMAEEQAANHDPHFASMLQTLGWPVQVSEHSGWTGFAHNSWSLKGTPEEQQQLKSTANELLNYNGSQRVLYWADVCSEIAFVVPTTWNLRYNSDTGDGGSISSTDQMIGPSNVWARGETAGDGAAGLAKSKSRNLSLELDTSRRDAKEPVPPTRRKGNVTKPTLLAQAPAKIFLVWLESYEDYLNFPLEDVLAYTRTGEELHTLQLPRAADCHVIFVHSLLSGLLRVKLQGPPGRMSFATPLVDGMVLSRRVVGNLVRQTALNISRRRRLDNDNYQPPHVRRRLKVQDIVQKYKMDLSEAELLGHLFQRAI; the protein is encoded by the exons ATGTACTCCGAGTGGGCCTCGCTGTCCGCCCAAATCTCGGCCAACAGCTGCGGCGCCCAGTGCTTCAGCGTCCTCAACAAATTCCCCGCCTCCGCCGGACGCGAGGTGGTCGTCTCCGTGGTCAAGCAGCTGGGCACCAACCTCGGGATCACCCAGAACGCAGAGCCCAGCCACCTGGTCAAGGACGAGGAG GTAAAATGGTGCATGGACGTGATTTGCTTTGGACTCTCCCTCCCGCTGCAGGAGCACGAGACGATCAAGGACTGCGTGAACGTGTACTGCGAGTGGCTGACGGCCCTGCATCCGCAGCCCAGGATCAGTGTGCCCAAGCCGATCTGCGAGGACGCCAATCTCTATGCCCGCCAGATCATCAACCACTTCCACAACCTGTTTGTGCCGCGTCAGGGCGAAA TCTTGCCATTTCTATACCAAACCACGCTTG GTGCCGACACCATTAAGCGGCAGGCAGTGCTCTGCCATCGGGTGCTGCGAACCCTCCAGCAGACTGCCCAGATATCGCAGCTGATGGACCGACAGACCTGGGACACGCTGCTCCTCTTCCTGCTGGCCATCAACGAGATCCTGCTGGCCCCGCCCACCGTCAAGGACGACGTGGGTGACCAGCTGTGCGAGCGGGTGCTCTCCGTGCTCTTCGAGGTCTGGCTGCTGGCCTGCGTGCGCAGCTTCCCCTCGCCCTCGATGTGGAAGACCCTGCAGGAATCGTGCGCCATGTGGCGACACCGCGTGGCCCTCGTGGACCAGTGGAACCGGGTGAATCTGGCCCTGACCGCTCGCCTGCTGGAGTTCAGCTATGGCCCTGCGTTTCCTCAGCTCAAAAATG CCGACGAGGATGGCCAGCTGATACCAATTGGTATGTCAAACGACTGTGTGGCCCAAACCTGGTACCGCTTCCTGCGGATGATTGGCAATCCCACGGCCCTGTGCTCACCGCACATCATCAGCAAATCATCGCACTTTGTGCAGTGGGCCTTGACCCACGAAAAGGGCGCCGAGACGCATCAACATCCCTGCTTGCAACAGCTGCCGCAGATCTTCCTCAATGCCATGAAGGGCATATCCAGCCAGGTGGACGCGTTCCTGG GCGTGTATCAGCCGCCGCCGCAGCAAACGGAGGGTGTGGTCACGAATCTGCTGGAAATCCGGCACTCGCTCAACGAGGCCACCTCCAGCACCCTGCAGCAGTTCATCCACTCGAGCAGTGCCACGAATATAGCTAATCACGGCCAGCAGAATCAGGCGAACCATCACCATCATCACCTCCACTATCCGCATTTGCACTTGCATGGTGCCGGTAGCTTTCTGCGGGACAACTTCATGAGCAACTCGGCCAGTTCCGCTCTAAACGCTATCATGGGTCACCATGGCAGCCATCATCAGcatcaccagcagcagcagccgcagctCCAGATCAGCGCCTCGCCCACCAGCAGCCTGTCGGCGGCTGGAAGCTCCGCCGTGGGTAGCACGAGTGCCGGAGGCAGTCACTCCGCCGGAGTCGTGGGCAGCATCTCCTTCGGCACCGCCGAGTCGGCCAGCATGGGTCTCACCGCctctgccacgcccacgccaCCGCTGCAGCGACGCCTGGCCAAGAGCTTCAGCGTGGCCCCGACCATCACACAGCAGAAGG GCTTGAGCAAGACCTCGCTTATTGGCCTCACCGGCGGCGGAGCACGCAACGcgatcagcagcagcagcggcaccACCACCTCCAGCACCACCAGCGGTGCCCCCGCCTCCTCGACGGTCGCCATCGGTGGCTCTGGCGGCGGAGCGGGAACCGCCGCCGGCCCGGGAATCCCCGGCAGCACGGGAACGGGCGCGGGGGGCGGATCCGCTCCAACTCCGGCGCCCACAACACCCACGTCCACGTCGGGTCCGCCGTCGGCGAGCAGCAGCATCAACT CTCTGCCGCTGACTTCTATGGGAGCGGGCGTCGAGCTGGCCGTGGCCAGGCCCAAGTGCAACAGCATTCTCCACGTATTCCACGAGTGGCTCTTCGAGGCGGCGCACATCGGCGGCGACACTTGGCGGCAGAACCGCAAGA AGCAAGCATGCGAGGCCAGTAAGCGGCCGTCGTCGATGATCATGGAGCACCGCAAGGGATCGATTTCGCTGTCCCAGCCGAACTCCCTGAACGACCCGCAGTCGCTGCCGCCCACGCTGACCATCGACAAGTACGAGTCCGGCCGGGCGGAGGCCATTGGGACGTTGTGCAAGATCTTCTGCGCCAAGAAGACGGGCGAGGAGATCCTGCCCGTCTACCTGGCGCGCTTCTACATGGCGCTGCAGCAGTGCCTGAAGATCACTGAGTCGCGAGAGTGCGACGAGACGCTGGCCAGCATACTGCTTCACTCGAGCGACCTCTTCCGCCTGGACCTGGACGGGATCAATGTGCTGCTGCCGGGCTTCATTGCCGCCCTGGAGATCGTGCTGCCCGACAAGGACCTCAAGCTGAAGACCCAGTCGATGGTCTTTAATCGCACCGAGCTGCGCCGCTCGGCCATCAACATCCTGCTGTCCATCATGGTGCTGCCCCTGCACTACCAGACGCTTCCCATCCGGGATCTCACCAGCGAGACGAGCGAGAA AATGTTCACCTTCATTCAGCTGAAGTCGCGGCTCATGAACATCCTGATGAATGCCCTGCAGGTGGAGACGGATGCCCAAAACACGCACATGCTCCTGGGCGGCCTGCTGCTCTGCGTCCAGGATGCCGTCACCTTCGAGGAGACGGAACTGGGCGGCGGCGTTAATCCCACCAGTATCTCGCACAACTCCAGTGGTTTACAGCACCACGAGGCCAATCTGCTGAGTTCCG CGTGCTCGGAGCGTTCCGCCTCGCTGGTCAGCGCTGGCACGGCCAGCTTGGGCGGCCAGACGACGACCACCATGGGAGCGGGATCGGGCTCCATCCGCGACACCGCCTCCGCCCACGACTACCCCAGCCTGACCATTTCCGATGACATGTCATTCGAGTTCGGCCAGGAGCTGGAGGGGGTGACCACCTATG ACAATGCCCATGCCCTGTTTGTGCGCGCCACGTATTTGGTGTGTCATCGCCTGATCTCGTCGTGGAAGACGGATCTGAATGTTTCGCTGGCCGCCTTGGAGTTGCTATCTGGTTTGGCCAGGTTGCATATCCGGGAAACAG ACACCTTAGTGAAAATATACGAAGCTAGTCAGAATCTAACGATAATCTCCTCAGACGCTCTAGAGTGCAAGCGGGCCGTGAAGTGGATCTGCGACTACATATGCTACCAGTGCTCCCGTCCGCCGCCGGCGCACAGCAAGGATCTGCACAGCACCATTGTGGCGGCCTTCCAGTGCACCGCCGCCTGGCTGATGCAGCATCCCTATCTGCTGCAGGACAAGGATTGCCTTCAAACGGTGCTCGAGGTGGTGGAGCTGGGCATTTCGGGGACGAAGAGCCAGAGCAAGGGCACCGACATACCCAAGTTCAAGGACGAAAAGGAGCTGAAGCCCGCCTCGATGAGGGTGCGAGATGCGGCCGAGAATCTGCTCACCATAATCCTGGAGCAGGTGGGCTACTTCCCCAGCGAGTGCGGCCCGGAGTCGATATCCTCGCTGCTGGACGAGCTGGCCCTCATGAAGCACTGCAACTCCATGGTGCCGGCGGCGGCGGCCAGCAGTGAGCAGGCCATTGCCAAGTTCAAGTACTTTGTCACCGAGAACTCCACCATACTGGCGCTGCTCGAGGAGCCGCTGGGTAATGACCAGGATCCGCAGCCCACAGTGACCT TGCTCATCCGTGGCCCCTTTGGCCGACATGCCTGGACCATGCAGTTGCGCCACCTGCCACGCAGCAAATCCGGCATTAAGTACCACGCCGTGAACCCCGGACGACCCATACCCATGAACGATGTGACCCAGCGGCCGGAGTGCGAGCAGAAGAACTTTCCAGACGGCGTGGACAAGGTGCAGCCCTGCGTGGCGGACTACTCCATACCCACCATCGAGCAAATGCGCGAGCAATACGGCACGGCGAGCATTCGGGAGCTGGAGTCGATGCTGGAGAACCAGAGCATCCACGAGAAACTGGCCTGGGCGGAGGCGGACACCAGCGCGGACAGTTTGTCGCACGCCCAGGAATGCGTGCCGCCGGCGGTGTGCCACGAGTTCCATGCGGCCCGTCTCTTCCTCTCGCACTTCGGATTCCTGGGATTCGAGACGCGGAATCCGCACAATCCGGCCGAGGCGCTGGGCAATCCGCCACAGCGACCGCTCATCGTGCTGGACACCAAGTCCACGGCCTTCGCCGCCGATCTGGATCGTCTGGACAAGCTGAGTGCGAGGACCCACGATACCGTCTATGTGTTCTACGTGAAG AGTGGTCAAACGAGTGCCCAGCAGATTATCGGCAACATGGCCGAGGAGCAGGCAGCCAACCACGATCCGCACTTTGCCAGCATGCTGCAGACACTGGGCTGGCCGGTCCAGGTGTCGGAGCACTCCGGCTGGACGGGCTTTGCGCACAACTCTTGGTCCCTCAAGGGAACGCcagaggagcagcagcagctgaaGTCCACTGCCAACGAACTACTGAACTACAATGGCTCGCAGCGGGTGCTCTACTGGGCGGATGTGTGCTCGGAAATCGCGTTCGTGGTGCCAACGACGTGGAATCTGCGCTACAATAGCGACACTGGCGATGGCGGGAGCATCTCGAGCACGGATCAAATGATTGGTCCCAGCAATGTGTGGGCACGCGGCGAGACAGCCGGCGATGGTGCGGCTGGGCTGGCCAAATCGAAGTCAAGGAATCTCAGCCTGGAGCTCGACACGAGCCGGCGGGACGCCAAGGAGCCAGTGCCGCCGACGCGGCGGAAGGGAAATGTGACGAAGCCCACACTGTTGGCCCAGGCGCCGGCCAAGATCTTTCTGGTGTGGCTCGAGAGCTACGAGGACTACCTGAACTTTCCCCTGGAGGATGTGCTGGCCTACACGCGCACCGGCGAGGAGCTGCACACGCTGCAGCTGCCCCGTGCGGCGGACTGTCACGTGATCTTCGTGCACTCGCTGCTCTCCGGCCTGCTGAGGGTGAAGCTGCAGGGTCCGCCGGGCAGGATGAGCTTCGCCACGCCCCTGGTCGATGGCATGGTGCTGAGCCGGCGGGTCGTCGGCAATCTGGTGCGCCAAACGGCACTGAACATATCACGTCGCCGGCGTCTGGACAATGACAA TTACCAACCGCCGCATGTGCGACGACGACTCAAGGTGCAGGACATTGTCCAGAAGTACAAAATGGATCTGAGCGAGGCCGAGCTGCTGGGCCACCTCTTCCAGCGTGCAATTTAG